From the Oncorhynchus nerka isolate Pitt River linkage group LG20, Oner_Uvic_2.0, whole genome shotgun sequence genome, one window contains:
- the tasorb gene encoding protein TASOR isoform X2 produces MALNPEVERKTDIECLKTGELDLESCDSKTNSLSAAISATSNQNGDQTGCEDGVMPEQEASERRRSGQTAARSSDNSPLPGQRQAEELPRRNFQIPRKIKERKGLYQFLAPDSREFEGLVKILSSFYLDASSRGTFSYCKARLIHNELLEKEFIEKRRELKQEGRTDPELVESYCFLFPDKSKLPWICEKGLSVGHSRITTLGNPAMGVYLSKFSDLLQMNPFEAGSCGDIVIFKVMRGRLKSIFENMPKSVLDPTPKFDCHISKNATRVTSLLSYRAFELTQQYFYEFAFDEIKPRPRHVCPYAVVSFQYKGKESAAAPMAAHRFNSAVCEGGSKGRSSYTVWSGPLVNKGQELCQVSLRSSTRHFLPFKLTEKLEMSMGMQLDQVKRKIPSVLFSWDTYSRTREVLKCGIYCSLFEVVDGKGKATSSTFSGLIHKLERERMVLVKPLVDKGFLFLLSSTQMFNPNERRGRVEKSLQALFVFQESRGVTKFTPRMSEQEPLSAEPLPPLLASMDPFIPALHYALLKMRSTPDNKHLSTVVERQALDYLTRRDSGRAFLLPEYQQNLDERGNVHPAPRPKSNMEGLLRSYLHGLSSAYVLPIVKARDMMDRINQPPPAPAPTVPDYSPVSDWGGSGGSDRPERVERQPLERPESSRRRGGPSQTHSNGAAAVTGAPPQRSRLAQSEYDKDKMKELLKLIQLHKALVKEPGGKERAQGGDEGAWEGPHGLKRKLEEDESGAMSKYLRGAHFSNGEPSRAQGEEVENYNLAAVMESMGIYDTDLRDRGNTSQASSANETQRLLKILLSTLNKAMVQGAAAAPTDLPDHVESSTENPLTGAPIEGRVEQARQDFFEEQAVCSLTSPFSTDSPGQQPHTSDNPSLTWELASHTDKPIPFFESQNDGNFEQRGGLEGGERGLRGASVEQERVTKEAPIERGAKGASLEREMALRGAFLEGGARDTSLEGESKVEKPARGVSLERVARPSSTLDTIVSQELHCLSNSIQGLMDNQKIYYNSQLPPRLSPRHTWQPNSSFSDFVAPYVVSVPVQGHVNTLCERMGRLVPKPRHTDSAKTPGARSTLHVPSATTHPSFPPPPHSLSSIPPLPSLHHLPPPPALVHSPAPVLITSPTAKSVPKTKAQPPQAKSSSSSQNRPKPVPFKQTHKNPSAAQKPSTERKSEPSASKREVYSPSQASMDSSDSTPKRPKQDAITAPSPLTPASAAGLLMGQLKPEVFSSLVEIFKDVQRNTVRFYIHSGEEEESDICVEIKEYLLSLGNTECNPQMFLENNSSLDKLLIVIQNEDISAHVNKIPALVSLKKLSTVSFAGVDSLDDVKNHTYNELFVSGGFIVSDEFVLNPDFITHDRLQAFLRFLEEQSSPENPWQWKIHNKSQKKLKELGRLNSDAMALLNLLTAYQKKHLVEFLPYHECDAQSRQAPDLDCLVKLQANHTQHRHFIFLTERRFEMFMQYSRNGIVIASIDDIMTSFHSLIGSRGQKQLPTPPSTVVHDECIEEEDMSLDSDDDSHNQVIVEHPAQSQEGVAAAGMGDSTQQPPLPESDEFRPPLPDQLNTPGRHTPSISYSSRTPNLSNFAALKSAISQFKASNQIGRADIGSTSPGGFSVNPHQSFLCPSTQWVSYSGSSGYTASPAYPASPCSTTQEQDYRNPAAVPTTAPGSTLTSQAPLTLPDIPQPPLLPPHLKMGGTLSQSFSLPGSVSGAAGVGVGASISTVSSTSTLPITAIVASSSSLSTALTYSDPTVATTASLGLDYTQSDMVQLGYPAAVSSSANGTPTQQGDRRLSGPGESPWGLGGGTPNSQGGARPGSVSHSGLTQGGERERTGTPGGSTPGSQGGRTPVNSVESLGAGIGVPSVATRGGSIARPMLPIHGTGGSRGGEASVQPLSGGGYGCLGAMPGQMGMGRGGMGRGGMGPGSLGGYRGRGAPQRGPWLRPGVGPARPDGGGPCGPSWGYPKGRGGGQDYYSDYTYSHNYSP; encoded by the exons ATGGCCCTGAACCCTGAAGTGGAGAGAAAAACTGACATAGAGTGTCTGAAGACCGGTGAGCTCGACTTGGAGAGCTGCGATAGCAAGACAAATTCGTTGTCAGCCGCCATCTCGGCCACATCCAACCAAAATGGCGATCAGACTGGATGTGAAGACGGTGTAATGCCCGAACAAGAAGCCTCTGAGCGGCGGAGGAGCGGGCAGACTGCCGCGAGAAGCTCCGATAATTCACCTTTACCCGGCCAGAGACAGGCTGAAGAGTTGCCAAGGAGAAATTTTCAGATCCCGAGGAAGATCAAGGAACGGAAAG GCCTGTACCAGTTTCTGGCCCCTGACTCCCGGGAATTTGAGGGCCTTGTGAAgatcctctcctccttctacctGGATGCATCGTCCAGAGGGACATTCTCCTACTGCAAGGCCAGGCTCATTCACAATGAGCTGCTGGAGAAAGAG TTCATTGAGAAGAGGAGGGAGCTGAAGCAGGAGGGCCGTACAGACCCAGAGCTGGTGGAGTCCTACTGCTTCCTGTTCCCAGACAAGTCCAAG CTCCCGTGGATATGTGAGAAGGGTCTGTCTGTGGGACACTCCAGGATCACTACACTAGGAAATCCTGctatgg GTGTTTATCTGTCTAAATTCTCTGATTTGCTTCAAATGAACCCGTTTGAAGCAGGCAGTTGTGGAGACATTGTCATATTTAAAGTCATGAGG GGCCGGCTGAAGAGCATCTTTGAGAACATGCCTAAGAGTGTCCTGGACCCCACACCCAAGTTTGACTGTCACATCTCCAAGAACGCCACGCGGGTCACCTCGTTGCTGTCCTACAGAGCCTTTGAACTCACGCAGCAGTACTTCTATGAGTTTGCTTTTGATGAGATCAAGCCTCGGCCCAGACATGTGTGTCCCTACGCCGTGGTGTCTTTCCAGTACAAAGGCAAGGAGTCTGCTGCTGCACCCATGGCTGCACACAGGTTCAACAGCGCTGTCTGTGAAGGAGGAAGCAAAG GGAGGAGTAGCTACACTGTGTGGAGTGGGCCACTGGTGAACAAGGGACAGGAGTTGTGCCAGGTGTCTCTACGCTCCTCTACACGCCACTTCCTCCCTTTCAAACT AACGGAGAAGTTGGAGATGAGTATGGGGATGCAGCTGGACCAGGTGAAGAGGAAGAtcccctctgttctgttctcctgggACACCTACAGCAGAACCCGGGAAG tgctgAAGTGTGGGATCTACTGCAGCCTGTTTGAGGTGGTGGATGGGAAGGGTAAAGCGACCAGCAGCACTTTCTCAGGACTCATACATAAACTGGAGAGAGAGCGGATG GTGCTGGTGAAGCCGTTAGTTGATAAAGGCTTTCTCTTCCTCTTGTCATCTACTCAGATGTTCAATCCCAACG AACGTCGGGGGAGGGTTGAGAAGAGCCTGCAGGCACTGTTTGTCTTTCAGGAGTCCAGGGGAGTCACCAAGTTCA CGCCCAGAATGTCAGAGCAGGAGCCCCTGTCAGCTGAGCCCCTGCCCCCCCTCCTGGCCTCCATGGACCCCTTCATTCCAGCCCTGCACTACGCCTTGCTCAAGATGCGCTCCACCCCCGATAACAAGCACCTCAGCACTGTGGTGGAGCGCCAGGCCCTAGACTACCTGACCAGGAGGGACAGCGGCCGGGCCTTCCTCCTCCCAGAGTACCAACAGAACCTGGACGAGAGGGGCAATGTGCACCCCGCGCCCCGCCCCAAATCCAACATGGAGGGCCTGCTGCGTTCCTACCTACACGGCCTCTCCTCGGCCTATGTCCTTCCCATTGTCAAGGCCAGAGACATGATGGACAGGATCAACCAGCCCCCGCCTGCCCCAGCTCCAACTGTCCCGGACTACAGCCCTGTGTCAGActggggggggtcaggagggtcagacagaccagagagggtggagaggcaACCTCTAGAGAGACCAGagagcagcaggaggagaggggggccGTCCCAGACACATTCTAACGGGGCCGCAGCAGTGACAGGGGCCCCGCCCCAGAGGTCCAGGTTGGCCCAGAGTGAGTACGATAAGGACAAGATGAAAGAGTTGCTGAAGCTGATCCAGCTGCATAAGGCCCTGGTGAAGGAgccaggagggaaggagagggcacAGGGGGGTGACGAGGGGGCCTGGGAGGGACCCCACGGCCTGAAGAGGAAACTAGAGGAGGACGAATCAGGGGCCATGTCTAAATACCTACGAGGAGCCCACTTCAGCAATGGAGAGCCCAGTAGAG CCcagggggaggaggtagagaactaCAACCTGGCAGCAGTAATGGAGAGCATGGGGATCTATGACACTGACCTGAGGGACAGGGGAAACACTTCCCAGGCCTCCTCAGCCAACGAGACACAGCGCCTGCTCAAGATCCTGCTCTCCACCCTCAACAAGGCCATGGTTCAAGGTGCTGCCGCGGCCCCCACCGACCTGCCTGACCACGTGGAGTCCTCCACGGAGAACCCCCTAACTGGAGCTCCGATTGAAGGGCGAGTGGAGCAGGCCCGACAGGACTTCTTTGAG gAGCAGGCTGTGTGCAGTCTGACCAGCCCCTTTAGCACTGACTCTCCAGGACAACAGCCACACACCTCAGACAACCCATCACTCACCTGGGAACTGGCCTCTCACACAGACAAACCTATCCCCTTCTTTGAATCTCAGAACGACGGCAACTTTGAGCAGAGGGGAGGTctggaggggggtgagagaggtctgagaggtgCCTCTGTGGAGCAGGAGAGGGTAACCAAGGAAGCCCCAATAGAGAGGGGAGCCAAGGGGGCTTCCTTGGAGAGGGAGATGGCTCTGAGGGGAGCTTTTCTGGAAGGGGGAGCCAGGGACACCTCCCTAGAGGGGGAAAGCAAGGTGGAGAAGCCAGCCAGGGGTGTTTCCCTGGAGAGGGTAGCCAGGCCGTCCAGCACTCTGGACACTATCGTAAGCCAGGAGCTCCACTGCCTCTCCAACTCCATCCAGGGCCTCATGGACAACCAGAAGATCTACTACAACTCCCAGCTGCCCCCACGGCTGTCTCCACGCCACACCTGGCAGCCCAACAGCTCATTCTCAGACTTTGTGGCTCCCTATGTTGTGTCTGTCCCTGTTCAGGGCCACGTCAACACCCTGTGTGAGCGAATGGGCCGACTAGTACCTAAACCTCGCCACACAGACTCTGCTAAAACACCTGGGGCTCGTTCTACCCTCCATGTTCCCTCCGCCACTACCCATCCTTCTTTCCCTCCCCCGccccattctctctcctcaatccctccccttccttccttgCATCACCTTCCACCCCCACCTGCCCTCGTCCACTCTCCTGCCCCTGTCCTCATCACGTCCCCCACcgccaagtctgtccccaaaaccaaagcacagccccctcaGGCTAAGAGCTCCTCTTCTTCCCAGAACCGGCCCAAACCGGTCCCATTCAAACAGACCCACAAGAACCCCTCTGCAGCACAGAAGCCCTCCACAGAGAGGAAGTCAGAACCATCTGCCTCAAAGAGAGAGGTCTACTCTCCCTCCCAGGCCTCAATGGACTCCTCAGACTCCACCCCAAAACGGCCTAAACAAGATGCCATCACAGCCCCCTCTCCCCTTACCCCGGCGTCAGCCGCTGGACTACTGATGGGCCAGCTGAAGCCTGAGGTGTTCAGCAGCCTGGTGGAGATCTTCAAGGATGTGCAGAGGAACACGGTCAGATTCTACATCcactctggagaggaggaggagagtgacaTCTGTGTGGAGATCAAG GAGTACTTGCTGAGCCTGGGCAACACGGAGTGTAACCCACAGATGTTCCTGGAGAATAACAGCAGTCTGGATAAGTTGCTCATCGTCATTCAGAACGAGGACATCTCAGCCCATGTCAACAAG ATCCCAGCTCTGGTGTCATTGAAGAAGCTCTCCACGGTGAGCTTTGCAGGAGTTGACAGTCTGGACGATGTGAAGAACCACACCTACAACGAGCTCTTCGTCTCTGGAGGATTCATAGTGTCTGACGAGTTTGTCCTCAACCCAGACTTCATAACACACG ACCGGTTGCAGGCATTCCTGCGGTTCCTAGAGGAGCAGAGCTCTCCAGAGAACCCCTGGCAGTGGAAGATTCACAATAAGTCCCAGAAGAAACTCAAAGAGCTGGGCAG GTTGAACAGTGATGCCATGGCTCTCCTCAACCTGCTGACAGCCTATCAGAAGAAGCACCTGGTGGAGTTCTTGCCTTACCACGAGTGTGACGCCCAATCACGTCAGGCCCCTGATCTGGACTGCCTGGTCAAGCTCCAGGCTAACCACACCCAGCACCGCCACTTTATCTTCCTCACAG AGAGGCGCTTTGAGATGTTCATGCAGTACTCCAGGAACGGCATAGTGATCGCCAGCATTGATGACATCATGACCAGTTTCCACAGCCTGATTGGCTCCAGAGGTCAGAAACAACTGCCCACACCGCCCTCCACTG tagTGCATGATGAGTGTATAGAAGAGGAGGATATGTCGCTGGACTCTGATGACGACAGCCACAACCAGGTGATCGTAGAGCATCCTGCCCAATCCCAGGAGGGGGTAGCAGCAGCGGGCATGGGGGACTCAACCCAGCAGCCCCCCTTACCAGAGTCAGATGAGTTCCGCCCCCCTCTCCCCGACCAGCTCAACACCCCTGGCCGACACACCCCCTCCATCTCCTACTCCAGCAGAACCCCCAACCTGTCCAACTTCGCTGCTCTCAAATCTGCCATCTCCCAGTTCAAAGCCTCCAACCAGATTGGTAGGGCGGACATAGGCAGCACTTCGCCAGGAGGGTTTTCTGTCAACCCCCACCAGAGCTTCCTGTGTCCGTCTACCCAGTGGGTGTCCTACTCTGGCTCCTCCGGCTACACAGCCTCCCCAGCCTACCCCGCCTCGCCCTGTAGCACCACCCAAGAACAGGACTACAGAAACCCAGCCGCAGTACCTACTACAGCCCCAGGTTCCACTCTGACCAGCCAGGCTCCCCTCACCCTACCGGACATCCCCCAGCCTCCCCTGCTTCCTCCACATCTCAAGATGGGTGGGACTCTGTCCCAGTCGTTTAGCCTACCTGGCTCTGTTAGTGGAGCGGCCGGGGTTGGTGTTGGAGCATCTATCTCCACAGTCAGCAGCACTAGCACTCTGCCCATCACAGCCATAGTggcctcttcctcttctctctccactgcaCTAACATACTCCGACCCTACTGTTGCCACCACAGCCTCCTTAGGCCTGGACTACACTCAGAGCGACATGGTCCAGCTTGGCTACCCGGCAGCGGTCAGCTCCAGCGCTAACGGGACCCCCACACAGCAGGGGGACAGGAGACTCAGTGGGCCCGGGGAGAGCCCAtgggggttaggaggaggaaCCCCTAACAGCCAGGGAGGGGCCAGGCCTGGCTCTGTCTCCCATAGCGGTCTCACCcaaggtggggagagggagaggacaggcacTCCTGGTGGCAGTACCCCTGGAAGTCAGGGGGGCAGGACTCCAGTGAACAGTGTAGAAAGCCTTGGAGCGGGTATTGGTGTTCCCTCTGTGGCCACCAGGGGGGGCTCAATAGCTAGGCCCATGCTGCCCATCCATGGGACTGGAGGCAGTCGAGGTGGAGAGGCCAGTGTCCAGCCACTCAGCGGTGGTGGCTACGGCTGTTTAGGTGCCATGCCTGGACAGATGGGTATGGGACGCGGCGGCATGGGACGCGGGGGTATGGGTCCCGGGTCGTTAGgggggtacagagggagaggagccCCACAGAGAGGCCCCTGGCTCAGGCCAGGAGTGGGACCCGCACGGCCGGATGGAGGTGGACCCTGCGGACCCTCCTGGGGTTACccgaaggggaggggagggggacaagATTACTACTCAGATTACACATACTCACACAACTACTCCCCCTGA